In the genome of Streptomyces globosus, one region contains:
- a CDS encoding DUF2017 domain-containing protein — translation MGRTAGMFEPLKGGGAAIALDEIEVSILRSLAVQLLELIGPGAPEPDADADPLAVLFAEAGQGPTERPADPALARLFPDAYGGPGTPEGADRARLDDWSAEFRRYTENDLRARKREDALAVVRSLDGLAAAGGGEASRLELTGEQPLRWLGALNDLRLTIAARLEIAEDDESAALFRLPDDDPRKPMVMAYLWLGGLQETLVETL, via the coding sequence ATGGGGCGGACCGCGGGCATGTTCGAGCCCCTCAAGGGCGGCGGAGCCGCCATCGCGCTGGACGAGATCGAGGTCTCCATCCTGCGCTCCCTGGCCGTCCAGCTCCTGGAGCTGATCGGGCCGGGCGCCCCCGAGCCGGACGCGGACGCCGATCCGCTCGCCGTGCTGTTCGCCGAGGCGGGCCAGGGGCCCACGGAGCGGCCCGCCGACCCCGCGCTGGCCCGCCTCTTCCCCGACGCGTACGGCGGCCCCGGCACCCCGGAGGGCGCGGACCGGGCCCGGCTGGACGACTGGTCGGCGGAGTTCCGCCGCTACACCGAGAACGACCTGCGCGCGCGCAAGCGCGAGGATGCACTGGCCGTCGTCCGCAGCCTGGACGGGCTCGCCGCGGCCGGCGGCGGGGAGGCGTCCCGGCTGGAGCTGACCGGGGAGCAGCCGCTGCGCTGGCTCGGCGCGCTCAACGACCTGCGGCTGACGATCGCGGCCCGCCTGGAGATCGCCGAGGACGACGAGAGCGCGGCGCTGTTCCGGCTGCCGGACGACGATCCGCGCAAGCCGATGGTGATGGCCTACCTGTGGCTCGGCGGGCTCCAGGAGACCCTCGTCGAAACCCTCTGA
- the clpS gene encoding ATP-dependent Clp protease adapter ClpS codes for MGRVSVAPIEIERTESAEEVSAVPEPDVPWVTLVHNDPVNLMSYVTYVFQAYFGYPKDKAHKLMLDVHHKGRAVVSSGTREEMERDVQAMHGYGLWATLSQDRI; via the coding sequence ATGGGACGGGTGAGTGTTGCTCCCATTGAGATCGAACGCACCGAGTCCGCCGAAGAGGTATCCGCGGTCCCCGAACCCGACGTCCCATGGGTGACCCTGGTGCACAACGACCCCGTCAACCTCATGAGCTACGTGACGTACGTGTTCCAGGCGTACTTCGGCTACCCGAAGGACAAGGCGCACAAGCTGATGCTCGACGTCCACCACAAGGGGCGGGCCGTCGTCTCCAGCGGCACCCGCGAGGAAATGGAGCGCGACGTGCAGGCCATGCACGGCTACGGCCTCTGGGCGACCCTCTCCCAGGACCGGATCTGA
- a CDS encoding nicotinate phosphoribosyltransferase, producing MNPADLGLPVDVPSTALFTDHYELTMLQAALANGTADRRSVFEVFTRRLPEGRRYGVVAGTGRVLDAVENFRFDSAVLEFLRERAVVDMRTLDWLSSYRFSGDIWGYPEGEVYFPGSPVMRVEGSFAECVLLETVILSILNHDSAIAAAASRMASAAGGRPLIEMGARRTHELAAVAASRAAYVGGFTSTSDLAAGFRYGIPTVGTSAHAFTLLHDTERDAFTAQVASLGSGTTLLVDTYDVAEAVRTAVEVAGTGLGAVRIDSGDLLLVAHRVRQQLDELGAEQTRIVVTSDLDEYAIASLAAAPVDAYGVGTQLVTGSGHPTCSMVYKLVARAESADPKAPLVPVAKKSASGKTSLGGRKWAARRLDADGVAEAEVVGTGAVPAALAGQQLLAPLVKGGEVVAREPLDAARERHVRARGGLPLSATQLSRGEAVIPTEYV from the coding sequence ATGAACCCTGCGGACCTGGGCCTGCCGGTGGACGTGCCGTCGACAGCGCTCTTCACGGACCATTACGAGCTCACGATGCTGCAGGCCGCCCTGGCGAACGGCACCGCCGACCGCCGCTCGGTCTTCGAGGTCTTCACCCGGCGCCTGCCCGAAGGACGCCGCTACGGAGTCGTCGCCGGCACCGGCCGCGTCCTCGACGCGGTCGAGAACTTCCGCTTCGACAGCGCCGTCCTCGAATTCCTGCGCGAACGCGCCGTCGTCGACATGCGCACCCTCGACTGGCTCTCCTCCTACCGCTTCTCCGGCGACATCTGGGGCTACCCCGAGGGCGAGGTGTACTTCCCCGGCTCGCCGGTCATGCGCGTCGAGGGCAGCTTCGCCGAATGCGTGCTGTTGGAGACCGTCATCCTGTCGATCCTCAACCACGACTCGGCGATCGCCGCCGCCGCCTCCCGGATGGCCTCCGCCGCCGGCGGCCGCCCCCTCATCGAGATGGGCGCCCGGCGCACCCACGAGCTCGCCGCCGTCGCCGCCTCGCGCGCCGCGTACGTCGGCGGCTTCACCTCCACCTCCGACCTCGCCGCCGGATTCCGCTACGGGATCCCCACCGTCGGCACCTCCGCCCACGCCTTCACCCTGCTCCACGACACCGAGCGCGACGCCTTCACCGCGCAGGTCGCCTCCCTCGGCAGCGGCACCACCCTGCTGGTGGACACGTACGACGTGGCCGAAGCCGTCCGCACCGCCGTCGAGGTCGCCGGCACCGGGCTCGGCGCCGTCCGCATCGACTCCGGCGACCTGCTCCTCGTCGCCCACCGCGTGCGGCAGCAGCTCGACGAGCTCGGCGCGGAGCAGACCCGGATCGTCGTCACCTCCGACCTCGACGAGTACGCCATCGCCTCGCTCGCCGCCGCGCCGGTGGACGCGTACGGGGTCGGGACGCAGCTCGTCACCGGCAGCGGGCACCCCACCTGCTCCATGGTCTACAAGCTCGTCGCGCGCGCCGAGTCCGCCGACCCGAAGGCGCCGCTCGTGCCGGTCGCGAAGAAGTCCGCGAGCGGGAAGACGTCCCTCGGGGGCCGGAAGTGGGCCGCGCGGCGGCTGGACGCGGACGGGGTCGCGGAGGCGGAGGTCGTCGGGACCGGGGCCGTGCCGGCCGCGCTGGCCGGGCAGCAGTTGCTGGCACCGCTCGTGAAGGGCGGGGAGGTCGTCGCGCGGGAGCCGCTCGACGCCGCGCGGGAGCGGCACGTGCGGGCCCGGGGCGGTCTGCCGCTGTCCGCGACGCAGCTGTCGCGCGGCGAGGCCGTCATCCCGACCGAGTACGTCTGA
- a CDS encoding isochorismatase family protein gives MHRALIVVDVQNDFCEGGSLAVAGGAEVAAAVTELIGQSTAVYRHVVATRDHHVDPGAHFAAPPAEPDYETSWPVHCVAGTEGVGFHPNFAPAVASGAVAAVFSKGAHEAAYSGFEGADENGTPLADWLREREVGEVDVVGIATDHCVRATALDAARAGLRTRVLLDLTAGVAPHTTERALEELRKAGVELIGTPVVRGA, from the coding sequence ATGCACCGCGCACTGATCGTCGTCGACGTACAGAACGACTTCTGCGAAGGCGGCAGCCTCGCGGTCGCCGGCGGGGCCGAGGTGGCCGCCGCCGTCACCGAGCTGATCGGCCAGTCCACCGCCGTGTACCGGCACGTCGTCGCCACCCGCGACCACCACGTCGACCCGGGCGCCCACTTCGCCGCGCCGCCCGCCGAGCCGGACTACGAGACCTCCTGGCCCGTGCACTGCGTCGCCGGGACCGAGGGGGTCGGGTTCCACCCGAACTTCGCGCCCGCCGTCGCCTCCGGGGCCGTCGCCGCCGTGTTCAGCAAGGGCGCGCACGAGGCCGCCTACAGCGGCTTCGAGGGCGCCGACGAGAACGGCACCCCGCTCGCCGACTGGCTGCGCGAGCGCGAGGTCGGCGAGGTCGACGTCGTCGGCATCGCCACCGACCACTGCGTCCGCGCCACCGCGCTGGACGCCGCCCGCGCCGGCCTGCGCACCCGCGTCCTGCTCGACCTCACGGCGGGCGTGGCCCCGCACACCACGGAGCGGGCCCTGGAGGAGCTCCGGAAGGCGGGAGTGGAACTCATCGGCACGCCCGTCGTGCGGGGCGCCTGA